From one Pecten maximus chromosome 8, xPecMax1.1, whole genome shotgun sequence genomic stretch:
- the LOC117332693 gene encoding E3 ubiquitin-protein ligase TRIM39-like, which yields MSSRKKKDYTKLLSITECGICSLELSDPRRIECGHIFCLHCLRKHVDSMTSCPTCKRRMQPKSGNVENYPVAMEIVHLLQSLQKVASYSDIVDEDETTEDVDKEEDQYEDVDADQDKGMPPPPRTIESNEVCDIHRENLKFVCETCDDELICAKCIMHSTHKKLEISQHTKHLEQLLDQQKHNLLKRQKDDKAEEEKLQDMIEKQFEQKEAIKDEIEEIAEEMFTEIHRKKEEMLQPIEVKADEYVKQLTERQEHIKDRLSEFNHVSNRIGKLSNDGTTDFCRKAKRLVKQADIALRVENKPLPQYQTIDFTRNKTAIDDLSKLQLGDVKIREVLIDLAETYDASDFSGFQEPSSEDSRSFKPPPPPVRPKPKKQEYLNVNREESVGPYRNLSNPSYPHTSPPIPPRSEIPDQIPLQLVKKRPFITT from the coding sequence ATGTCCTCAAGGAAGAAAAAGGACTACACGAAACTGCTGTCAATAACAGAATGCGGTATATGTAGCTTGGAATTATCTGATCCTCGGCGAATTGAATGTGGACACATTTTTTGCCTTCATTGTCTTCGTAAACATGTCGACAGCATGACATCTTGCCCGACTTGCAAGCGACGTATGCAGCCAAAATCAGGGAATGTTGAAAACTATCCTGTTGCCATGGAAATAGTACACCTGCTGCAGTCTCTACAAAAGGTCGCAAGTTACAGTGACATTGTAGACGAAGACGAAACAACGGAAGATGTGGATAAAGAGGAAGATCAGTATGAGGATGTTGATGCTGATCAAGACAAGGGAATGCCTCCACCACCGCGGACCATTGAGTCGAATGAAGTATGCGATATTCATCGAGAGAATTTAAAGTTTGTTTGTGAGACTTGCGATGATGAACTCATTTGTGCCAAATGCATCATGCATTCTACACACAAGAAACTAGAGATATCCCAGCATACGAAACATCTCGAACAACTGCTAGatcaacaaaaacataatttgcTTAAGCGACAAAAAGATGACAAAGCAGAAGAGGAAAAACTGCAGGATATGATCGAAAAGCAATTTGAACAAAAGGAAGCGATAAAGGATGAGATAGAAGAAATCGCCGAGGAAATGTTTACAGAAATTCACaggaaaaaagaagaaatgcTTCAACCTATTGAGGTAAAAGCAGATGAGTACGTTAAACAACTGACGGAGAGGCAGGAGCACATCAAAGATAGGTTATCCGAATTCAACCATGTTAGCAATAGAATAGGAAAACTCTCCAATGACGGTACAACAGACTTCTGCAGAAAGGCGAAAAGGTTAGTGAAACAAGCTGACATAGCACTGCGAGTAGAAAACAAACCTCTACCCCAATACCAGACCATTGACTTCACAAGGAATAAAACAGCTATAGACGATCTGTCGAAACTTCAGTTAGGAGATGTAAAGATCCGAGAGGTATTGATAGATCTGGCCGAGACATACGATGCATCAGATTTCAGTGGATTTCAGGAGCCTTCCTCTGAAGATTCACGTTCCTTCAAACCCCCACCACCTCCCGTAAGACCGAAACCGAAGAAACAGGAGTACTTAAACGTTAATAGAGAAGAATCTGTGGGTCCCTACAGGAACCTGAGCAATCCTTCTTATCCACACACTTCCCCGCCAATACCTCCACGATCTGAGATTCCAGATCAAATCCCCCTACAGCTGGTAAAgaagagaccatttattacgACATAG